tcatttttgaaaaaagccaAACCTACAAATTTATCGctacaaaaaaatgttgttgctcaattattctttattgattttaaattattcttatatatttttgtttaaaattaaagtaagtaatgttgaaatttttaacctgCACATTACTCTTTcttaactaaagaaaaattactaattttttttataaaccataTGCTATGCTTCCCATGGATTAAATAATTACTAACTtgttcttttttacatttttccataaatttttttctggtttGAATCATAAGGCAAATATTGACATGTTTTAAACTCTTTGAAATTCAttgaaattcaaatattttaattaaagaaaaagaaattaattttcaaatatttttcgtttctacaaaaatatttcactgcTTTAATCATGTCTTGATAGCAATTTCCATTTTGCCAAAgtataaattatttcattaatagaatttcttatattttttcttttctacttaATATATGCACatttaaatacattataataATCTTTTCAATTATAATATCAAGTATAATCGGGAATCAACTGGTTAAAGTAAGTTGAACTTTTgctaaagacaaaaaaaaaaaaaaaacaacagcagcaaacaaTTAATGAAGCCAGAATTTGGTCAGTAAAGATACAAACATTGAAAACCTGTTTATTTTACATGACAAAACCAGGTGTAAATAGTTATTCTCTTGTCATGTAAACAGTTTAATTAAATACGTATGTAATTGTCATGCGTCATTctggaatattaaaaaatgcattgaaaaataatattggtTTTGCATAAGTAAGATCTAAttcataattcaaaattaatattagATTCACTCCATTTGAATGCATACTTGGCATAcacttactttttattttaatttttattttgataactCAAATTAccagaatatttaaataaattatgaactTTTTTTGGCTAATGCCACCTTAAGTAAATCGATAAGAAAATGACCCcaagaaaatataaatcaaacgaaaaaaaaaacacaatttacattacatatttatgtatattatatacttaatttatttttcattgttgGAATAGAATACATTAATATCGTCAAAATGCAAATAAGTTCATACAGTAATTACGTCAAGTtgttctagttattttttttcctttctatttatataataatacaaTTACAAAGTAATTActgtttttcaaaatgtaccaAGTATTTAGATGACGATTCAATACATAATCTGCAGATTGATAGATTAATGCGTAGGCCATTAAGTCGAAAGTGCGTGAAAATTTAACCcaatttgaaatcaaaaactttaaaattctgTTGTCTTACTCAATTTCTCTTAATATTAATAGGTTATAATCTTAATTAggttatatactatatatacatacatatattttgtgtaaaaataatcaAACCACTAACGATTTAAACTGAACAGTggcattgtttttatattaattattatttttgatattgaCCACATGTAGCGTACAAATTAAATCctacattttaacaaattctgtttaaaattgtaattttaatgtaaaaatagcTTTGACGgactttattttgctttttgcGCTTCTCACACATGAATGTTaattaaatgtgttaaaaaacttaatttatcaCTTCCACAATACTAAACTCGTGTTTTGTCTATTAAGCTAcatatctattaaaaaagaacaaaataaaaatattttaaataattgaatgCGATCTTAACTTTAGTGTCAGTAAGTGGACAGACAAGTAATCTTTAATGCATTAGATTGTGTCATAAACAAAAGAAAGATAAAATGAACGTCTTCATAAAACCATAATAACCATAAGAATGAAGATTCCAAGTGGTCactaatattaaacaaaaaaaatcaattcctATTCATTAAACGTTTGTCACAACCAAATCAAAGGAAGGGGGAACATGATTTCTCACATTTATTACAAGgcaaattttatattcaacattatttaaacaataattttgttgaTTGTTGCTCGAAATTGAAAGGAAAATTAAGCCAAAGTGGTGGTGTGtatgtagtttaaaaaaatatatttaccacAATATATTGATTTTCGATTCGGCTTAAATTATGGTTGTtgtaacaaaaacgaaaaaaaaacacaatacaaaaaattatgtcaTTCTTTAcagaataataaagaaaaagaaaaaaacaaaagtttaactactaataaaatttccttttgaatattaagcaaaaatattgcaaaagaacgtatttttcaatgttaaatAGTGATGTAATGACGTATTTAAACAAtagactaaaattttaaattgcattttttatatttttaaaggataAAGAAGATGTTTTCGTTTTTATGCCAAAAGTCGATGACACTGCAACACATGCaacatacatattataaatagtacataaaaacatttactatatactacatacatatgtatgtacatatgtagatcTGCATATAGTGAATCTTTTTCTTATGTTTGGAAAtcaacacaattttattttttgtattttacatgaggattatttaatttaatttattatgtatttgtaaCTCTGCAGTCATGTAAATAGAGCAGTAAATGTTTGTACAACCTGGTGAACTACTcgtatgtacttttttaattcgtaaaatacaaaaactgcTCGTATTTACAACGGCCGTTACTTATATTCATTCTTCTTGCTCTCTTTTGATTTCGAAAAACATCAAATAAAGAAAGAGTAATGGGGAGAAAAGTTGACGAAGCAAACCACCGAATACTAAAAAGTTAGAATAGAATGAATACGTCATAATTGTTGGTTTAAAGGTTACCATGGAGCTTGTGCAaaacattgttattttttttatataatttttcttttattattcttcATACTCCAGTGCTAGATTTGATAGTTATTTtcatagtatgtatgtatgttcgtttaaatgttgtatatttatttagtgaTTGAATAGGCTTGAATTTCTGGTGGCGAATTAGTGGCGCCTTCATGTGTAGCAAACAGACTTACTTTTACGAaactacaaatattaaataaggaaaaaaggatattttgttAGTATTTTAACGGTTAATCTAAATACACGTCCCAACGGTTTGggactaaaaaaaaaacaaaaaaagttgtaaaaagttcaatttgttattagtttttatttttgtagtcaTCGTCAGCCTCGCTGTAGGCTGGCGTCGCTGCGGTTGACTCATTCGATAGTTCGTTTATATACTCGTATGTACTTacgaataaaaatttacatacacgCGAAAACAAATATGTAGCAAAGTATCCTTTGTGTGTCTCgtccatttttaattttttgtcattCATTCTGTTTTGCTGTTCATTAGTGTAGAGTATTAGAAGAAACAGGATAATTTGGTTTTGTAAAGTTGTCTTTTTTTCTATTGGAAATTTGTtcgattatttatttttaaagaataaatttataaaaccgTTTCGTTCACAAAGCTAAAGTGTttggttgttattgttgttgctgttgcttagACGTAAgtaatttagtaaatatttaaatgtgcatgtgtgtgaaattagtgtaaaatgtattttttttaaacattatttaacgccctctttaattaataaattttattatattcttttctttaatattttgtttttatatatttttgttattcaataaattaagggatttttaagatttttagagaaaatcaAATCGAAGTTGGAATAATACTAATTGATTACATAAGAGTTTGAAAAATAGCTAAGAGTGAacatttttgtgtgaaaaattgattaaaaataattgttgctTAGTGCACCTTGAAAATGGTTGTATAACAATTCCTAGTTAGAAAATGATAATATTGTAATACGTATTTCGGATCTAGTATTAAAGCTTCGATTCTATTTTCaaagataaaaaatcaaatctaTCATATTAGTTCTTgtcctaaaattaaaaaaaaaaactattttaagtgTACGTTATCGTATTTTTACGTACTCTTTGAtcagttttttctcttttgtgcTTGCATGCTCATGACATTTATTTCAGAGACCGGGATAAAACGGGTAAGACTCTCCACAACAAGATGCCATCTGCACCTACACACACTGCCGAGGAGGCTCGTCTACTGGGGTAAgatttttaaaccaaataaaaaaaaaataataaaaaataagcaataataataaagtgtATTATCCTTTTATGTAAGAATCTCAACAATCCCTTTATTTACCTTAATgcattttgcttttattatttattgttttttttataaaacattttgtttttttcaattatttttactaaaaatttaaagaaacaattaaaaaaagcttgcagtttttatacatacatagtttgtTATGAAAGAcctactaaaataataaaaactgatgttttttattttcaaatgaaataacaAGTATTTAgcttaacaaattatttttaattgatatgAGTTgttagaatatatattttttctttttttttcgtataaaatgttgttatgcatttgtttatttttttatgaaaaaacattCTCCTTAGAAGtagaaattcataaaaaaatcatgaTTGCAATTAGTCAAATATTCCTTTATAGAACTATGTATTCATACCAACTTCCAACAATACTTTTCAGTCACCCAACTACAACATTGTATGACCCAAACAAACcttaagttaagaaaaaaacaaaccaaagcAAGAActtcaagtttttctttttttttactagaTACAACTCagatgtaaaacttattttataaaaatattttcataaaattttaatcgaattttattttgtgtattttttatgctAACACTTGTATGTCTATATAGAACCATGCCAGTTGATCCCATGGACGATATTGAGCTGCGCTCTGTGCAATTGCAATTCCCTCATGCTCGTGGCTCAATTATTGATGCTTGCGACCAAAGACGCATACCAACGGATAAAGGTGATGTTTTAGTGGCTATACAAGGTGATACAACGAAACCAGCCATTTTAACTTATCATGATTTGGGATTGAACTGTAagctaattttaatatttatatacattttctcaaaataaatttattattttaatgttctCTTTTAAGATGCAACCAGTTTTGCTGGATTTTTCAATTATCCTTTGATGCGAggtttattagaaaatttctgCGTTTATCATGTCACAGCACCGGGACAAGAGGAAGGCGCACCTACTTTACCAGAAGAGTAAGTTcagtattatttataaaaataaaacgaaagaaCTATTGTATATCTTTATATTGAATATAAAGGTATCAAAGAACTCGAAAAACTTTCCAatagaattgttttaaaatataatttttctgaaatatttgtttaaatttttaaaaggattttctattctgaatattttaaatattgtattagGCTTATGGCTCTTTTGTATTGTCATCGATCTAAATATTAAGTTGCTAAAACAGAcaattataaaaagatttaaattattaaattacaacaaaaagtaaattacTTTAAGTAATAAACCAGAGacatacaataaataatatactaaatatataattaattactaATTTACAGTTACATTTATCCAACAATGGAAGAGCTGGCCAGTcaattacaatttgttttatcCCATTTTGGTCTCAAGTCTGTTATTGGCTTTGGCATTGGGGCTGGAGCAAATATTTTGGCACGCTTTGCATTAGCTCATCCCGATAAAGTAGGAGCCATGTGTCTTATTAATTGTGTTTCTACCCAATCGGGATGGATTGAATGGGGCTACCAAAGTTTTAATGCCCGTTATTTACGTACTAAAGGTATGACTCAAGGTGTAATTGACTACTTGATGTGGCATCATTTCGGACGTAATCCCGAGGAACGTAATCACGATTTAGTACAAATGTACAAACAGCATTTTGAACGTGGTATTAATCCCACCAATTTGGCCATGTTCATAAATTCTTACATTCATCGCAACGATCTTAATATCTCACGTACACCACCCGGTACACCTGGAACTGAACCATCTGCTGCAACCTTAAAAATGCCCATTATGAATATAACTGGTGCTTTATCACCTCATGTTGACGACACGGTAACATTCAATGGCCGTTTGGATCCAACCAACTCTACATGGATGAAGGTTAGTTATCCACAACTATTTTAAATCTCTCGCATTTAAATGCCAATGCTCTTTTCTTAAAGATTTCGGATTGCGCCATGGTTTTAGAGGAACAACCAGCTAAGTTGGCCGAAGCCTTTAGGCTTTTCTTACAAGGCGAAGGCTACGGTAAGTGTTAGACAAGATGTTAGATGACATTTTAGTCCTTTTTATTCCTCTAGTAAATCGATTAAATATCGTACACAACcacaaatttatacaaaacaaaattatatatttacatatataaataaatactttattcacaaaaaaaaagaaaatcgcaAAACAAATCGTTCGTACaagcaatattttaaaattaaatcatttttatacaaaattgtaaactattcttactcaaaattttttattaaaaatatacaaaacattcTTCTCATTAGTCAGTATCGTTTTCAttctttcaaaaacttttttttcttacatttttgtttagtttatttttatttcatttaagcaCTAGATCTTTAAATCCCCCTAGTACTTTttactattatttgtttttcttttaataaaacacaactttgtgatttgttttttttttatatccgTTTACAAGTTTTAAACCCAATTAACTTgattcaattatttaatttttatattatttaatataaaaccaaGAGAGATTATGAAGAatactacttgtttttatatgctCATATGGACATCTGTAGTTAAGTGAAAACTTTTACGGCAAtgagtttttttaaagttaCCATTTTATAATTCGAAAcgaaaaatgttacaaaaaaaacattagtATTGAAACATAAAAACATCCTAGTAAACTTTAAGcaacttttgttttataaaatgagaaattactttacatatatattgtatattttttatataaaataaaaactaaaaatctctcttgttttttgtacattttattttatttttctgttgtaTAGAATACTAACAGtaacaaatctataaaaaatacaagaaaagtAAAACGAAcgattatttttttccaaatctcccaatacaaatattctatagtatatagcTTTAGCTTGTAAGCTTTCAATGTagttcttttatatatataaatatacatacatataaattaaatatacaaaaagaaaacaatcaagcaaatatttatataatattcataAACGATTATGATTAAAACAGTGCAATGTTATCAATACTAATATGTTAAATTGAATTAGCTTCgcgtaattaaaaaaaaatagctaAACCAAATTTAATGTCTTTGACGGTCCAAGACAAATATTTGATTAACTGGCAATTATACAGTTGTTACCTAAAATAATTatgttacatttttatttagttatttataaaaaaaaatcatatattctCGTATAATACTTGATCTCTTATATTTGTGTAAGAGGTCCTTTTAAGCGTTaggattataaaatttttatttcaaaattaaaagaaaaacatcaagtgtaaaatgaaatataaatttataattaataaagttgtttgaaatacaaaataaaacacaaaattatgaATTTCTAAATTGAAATTGCTGTAATTTTAGCTTTGATTCATTACTTCTATTATGCTTgtgtttatatgattttttttattaatttttgtttccatTACTATTGTTTATatcaatttatacttttttttggttaagTTTGACACAAATTCAAgcacattaattttaattacatttaaaaagtttaaagtttattgaaaaataataattttgtcagCATGTTGTAAAGcatgatttgttttgttaactttttttaaacatttttaactataCACTCTCTAATATATTATAACATTTGTTGAAAGGACATTTACACTAAACTCTTTACACAATACTCTACAACACATAATgccattaaaacaaaacaacgaaGTACAAGTTTCAAGTAATTTGgaccaaaaatatgtattttcttttctttttttcttcttaataaaaaataaataaaaaaaaaaataaaaaaaaactcaaatcaaTTTCAATACATCaaacgaaattttcaataaacatacaaaatgcaACCACCACAATCATCAATATTATTATACCTTAACttgcaaacaaaatacaatttgatCATTAAACAAACTTTATTACATCATACATgtctattgttattattatttgctcatttcatttaatttcaatttaatttgacTTTTAATTCTTTATTCTTGGTTTAAATTAATGCAAATACATTATgactaattttgttttactattgtttctttaatacaattggttgtttcttttcaaaataaaaaaaaaaacattctcaaAATCTCAAAACTAAATGTTGTGGTATGTATATAatgtattgttaatatttttttctttttgtgtgcaaccaaatgcaaaatatttaccTTTTTTAAACCTTGGCTCAATAGAGAAATCTCAATAAAGCTTTACATGTGGAAATgctattaaacaacaaaacatacatttaaacaaaagacaattaaattaaatcattttaaaatccAATAACAAATTGCTTGTATaggtttagaaaatatttaatattaaatatatacaaagcCATTAGCATCACCTTACTTATTACTAATTGTTGTGTTcctaaaatacataaatacatatttgaaaaaaaaaaaaaaaacattggaaaaattaaaaactatgtgTTTCAAATCAATTTGAACTTTTCAATGGCTTAGTTCAGAAGGTACATGTCTtgatttgtattgaaatatttttataggggAAAAGACAAACTTTATAACATTTGGCGGAAAttcatattttcaaattgtagaCACAAGGGAcgaaattatcataaaatacAATTAGATTTGTTACCGAAACAAggacttgttttttatatacatatagggTAATTGTTTCCAACTTATACTATtcatattatataataaaattgtcaCTATTCCGACTAAAAATTCCGAATATTTGTAATAACTGCCATACATTTTTTGGTATTAAATCTGTATAATCTAGAAGAAAATGATGGaccttaaaatatgtataatgtctacaaatttttaattttttgaaccaAAAAAGGTCCAAATTAACTGACAATTCACACACAAGATATGTATGAGAAATAATTTGTAtccaaattatacaaaattctttGTAATTTCCTGAATTTCCCGCACTGTCTTTTAACGATATAtagtacgtacatacatacatatatatatagcaTAGAAGTGCACTAAAAAATTTGTTGCTCCCCCAAACCCCCCCTTTAGGAGGCTTAAAATTTGAAATctacttttttttcttagttttagttttacgttgcattttttgttttatttttattttataaaaaccgtttttattttttgtttatttattttttttatattttgggacaaataaaaattcataaatatatgtatcATACAGCTGTGGGTTCTTTACAAAAGTTGGGACGCAAATTGTCAACGGTAAGCCAGAGTAATTCAACACATGTGGAACTaagcataaaataaaaagtcaACGAAAAGCCgaattaaaattgaatatgAAAAGATGAAGAAGGAGACAAGAGGAAAAATTTCCCAACAGTTTTAacagttaaattaaataataagttaAAGTATAAGATTAAGCATTAAATccgttaaaaataatttataaaaaatatatattttcttttcttttcattttgcttttcgatttattaatttaattttgtttgttattcttttgtttGATATTCCTTCTTTGgcttataaatattattgttatgatttgtgtataatttatgttttcttgttaataattaagtctaaaagtcgttttatttcgtatttattataaatatacatatttttttgtttaaattatgtttttttttagaagtttaatgtgtttgttgaaaaatgtttttgaaaagttattaaaaaaacaatgtatGTGTCTTGTAAAGCACCGGCTTTAAGATATTTATAGGAttcattattgttttaatttttctatttaataattgttaacACAAAATTGCATTTTGTCAGAAGCCtacattatttatatacatattaacaaaaacttctAGCTCTGTATACATActacattatataaaaattaaaaaaaataataataattataataaaaattaaaacaataaaaaagattttgtttaaaattaaaaaaaaaaatccaaaaagaaaaacaaagtattttatttttttctgttttattttatatctaaaGAAAAATCTGGGTTAATTAAAGCAGCACCTTTTATAAGCTTTATTATTTCTCTAAACATCAACTCATTCAATTAAAACGAAATCAGAAACGCATTTATCCCAACAAACACGCATATATCCAGACATGGACATAGACAAAAGGCATATAAATTCATTCAAATAAAACGGCACCATTATTAATTACGTcatcagatatacatacatacatacatacattcatacatacatacatcatttACATTATACACATCATATATCTTTTGTTGTAACATTAACTAGCTATAATTGAATAAACACTTTTCAAATATTACTACTCAAAAACTTTAcacttttattacaaataaatatttaaaacacataaattcaaaactaaatttaaattaaaacacaacacaaaactaaactaaaccaaAAAACTACATCATCAAGATCAAGTTTCGTAATAACAAAAGcaaatactactactactatccCTTAATAAACTAATgggctgctgctgttgctgcttaTTCTTATTCTTCTTCTGCTCCATTCTGTCGATGCTATCTGCAACTGCAATATATGAACATCTATTTGGCTTCTCATCATAGCTACGCCGCTTTCAACACCAGCATCATCACCTTGCGGTACTAAGTACCTATCGTATTCGAATATATTTTTTGCCAACTTTAAAGAGGAACAGGAACGGGTCTTGGCCGAGAAATTGaaacatcagcagcaacaacaacaacaacacacacgTATACGCACCAATACTCGTCTGTGTCGCGAAACAGCcattaacaataacaacgaTTGCTCATCATCGGAATCGCAGGACTACGCATCAACATTGGATAATGGAAATGTGCAAATCAATGAAACTgccaatattttatatgaacacAATTCTGAAATACTAGACAACATTGAAGAGGAGGAGGAATGCTCATTGAAAAAGCACACTATCAATGGAACATTGTACACAACTGCATCCACAAATGGTGGCCCAACAGCACAGTCAAAAAAGATACGCATTACTGAAAACCCACTGCCGGAACCAGTTAGCTGTTAAATCATTTTAGAA
The window above is part of the Lucilia cuprina isolate Lc7/37 chromosome 6, ASM2204524v1, whole genome shotgun sequence genome. Proteins encoded here:
- the LOC111687226 gene encoding protein NDRG3 isoform X5, whose translation is MPVDPMDDIELRSVQLQFPHARGSIIDACDQRRIPTDKGDVLVAIQGDTTKPAILTYHDLGLNYATSFAGFFNYPLMRGLLENFCVYHVTAPGQEEGAPTLPEDYIYPTMEELASQLQFVLSHFGLKSVIGFGIGAGANILARFALAHPDKVGAMCLINCVSTQSGWIEWGYQSFNARYLRTKGMTQGVIDYLMWHHFGRNPEERNHDLVQMYKQHFERGINPTNLAMFINSYIHRNDLNISRTPPGTPGTEPSAATLKMPIMNITGALSPHVDDTVTFNGRLDPTNSTWMKISDCAMVLEEQPAKLAEAFRLFLQGEGYATPLSTPASSPCGTKYLSYSNIFFANFKEEQERVLAEKLKHQQQQQQQHTRIRTNTRLCRETAINNNNDCSSSESQDYASTLDNGNVQINETANILYEHNSEILDNIEEEEECSLKKHTINGTLYTTASTNGGPTAQSKKIRITENPLPEPVSC